One stretch of Pseudomonas sp. NC02 DNA includes these proteins:
- a CDS encoding pyruvate dehydrogenase, translating into MGTRCQATLLMTASTERSALICIDALNATQQPRCSPLYSVMTMANTLESSRQAWVIRGQSRSRRVVSWPTWFARNTGEKPMLYLHTAASSAQLRALSGETRQRGILCNDNATQPSPSLPLWLASNPHCTPYDPASGEEARAIVLAGLQALYVDGEPGFYYLALHDQHEGPGLSPQDSEHALRGMYRVWRSYTSELRVRLLGAGRAFEEVVHAAQLLETDWNVEAQLWSCPSYTRLAREADAAQRWNRLHPLAPKRSCHLRDCLAGDGAPVVAVTGYPQPIVDQLAGHVDARFVALGAGSVETSAPSRYWVAVLALKALADDGWIEAEQVENALNRYHLK; encoded by the coding sequence ATGGGCACCCGTTGCCAAGCGACCCTGCTCATGACTGCCAGCACCGAACGCTCTGCCCTGATCTGCATCGACGCCCTGAATGCAACGCAGCAGCCCCGCTGCTCGCCCCTGTATAGCGTGATGACCATGGCCAACACCCTGGAGTCCAGCCGGCAGGCGTGGGTGATTCGCGGCCAGTCGCGCTCACGCCGAGTGGTGAGCTGGCCCACCTGGTTCGCGCGCAATACCGGGGAAAAACCCATGCTGTACCTGCACACGGCCGCGTCATCGGCGCAGTTGCGTGCGCTGTCCGGCGAGACCCGTCAGCGGGGCATCCTGTGCAACGACAATGCAACCCAGCCCTCCCCTTCACTGCCCTTATGGCTGGCCAGCAATCCTCACTGCACACCTTATGACCCGGCCTCCGGCGAGGAAGCCCGGGCGATTGTGCTGGCGGGTTTGCAGGCGCTGTATGTCGACGGCGAGCCGGGGTTCTACTACCTGGCACTGCACGATCAACACGAAGGGCCAGGGCTGAGCCCGCAGGATAGTGAGCATGCGCTCAGGGGCATGTACCGGGTCTGGCGCTCATACACCAGTGAATTGAGGGTGCGGTTGCTGGGTGCGGGTCGAGCGTTTGAAGAAGTCGTGCACGCCGCGCAGTTGCTCGAGACGGATTGGAACGTCGAGGCGCAACTGTGGAGTTGCCCCAGCTATACACGGCTGGCCCGCGAAGCGGATGCAGCGCAACGCTGGAACCGCCTGCACCCGTTGGCACCGAAGCGCAGTTGTCATCTAAGGGATTGCCTGGCTGGGGATGGCGCGCCGGTGGTCGCAGTCACCGGGTATCCGCAGCCTATCGTCGATCAATTGGCGGGGCATGTGGATGCGCGTTTTGTAGCATTGGGTGCGGGCTCCGTGGAAACGTCAGCACCCAGTCGATATTGGGTAGCGGTGCTGGCATTGAAGGCGTTGGCGGATGACGGCTGGATCGAAGCAGAACAGGTGGAGAACGCCCTGAATCGATATCACCTGAAATGA
- a CDS encoding DUF2242 domain-containing protein: MSTSFHLRSLGLALVLAGAAGCSSPKTAIYEHENFDDSGTFSRDYPVSDTAACEAARRALLSQGYIITSSDPKLVAGNKSFQQTGETHLQISFNVVCADDGSGNHHSTMFANALQDRYALKKVNNSASLGVGVLGSVSMPIGSTDDSMVKVASETVSAPKFYERYFALVDVFLPQEVKKAAHIPEKPKADLGIPEPKAAPAADKADKVEAPKEVPKEAPATPAAPVTPAVVPAASEPVVPPAEPAPIAPKEAPAPAPEATTPALPAPTEAIPPLPTPAQ, from the coding sequence ATGTCGACATCATTTCACTTGCGTAGCCTCGGGTTGGCGCTGGTGCTGGCGGGCGCTGCGGGCTGCTCGTCACCCAAGACCGCTATTTATGAACATGAGAACTTCGACGACTCCGGCACGTTTTCCCGTGATTACCCGGTCAGTGACACGGCGGCCTGCGAAGCGGCGCGGCGTGCGCTGTTGAGCCAGGGTTACATCATCACCAGCAGCGATCCAAAGCTGGTGGCGGGTAACAAGAGCTTCCAGCAGACCGGCGAAACTCACCTGCAGATCAGCTTCAACGTGGTGTGTGCCGACGATGGCAGCGGCAATCATCACTCGACGATGTTCGCCAACGCCTTGCAGGATCGCTACGCCTTGAAGAAGGTCAACAACTCCGCCAGCCTCGGTGTGGGTGTGTTGGGTTCGGTGTCGATGCCGATTGGCTCCACCGACGACTCCATGGTCAAGGTGGCCAGCGAGACGGTGTCTGCGCCGAAGTTTTATGAGCGTTATTTCGCCCTGGTGGACGTTTTCCTGCCCCAGGAAGTGAAAAAGGCAGCGCATATTCCAGAGAAGCCCAAGGCTGACCTGGGCATCCCGGAACCTAAGGCAGCTCCGGCGGCCGATAAGGCCGATAAGGTTGAAGCGCCGAAAGAAGTGCCAAAAGAAGCGCCGGCCACACCGGCAGCCCCAGTGACGCCGGCGGTAGTGCCAGCGGCATCGGAGCCGGTGGTACCACCGGCGGAACCTGCGCCGATTGCACCAAAGGAAGCCCCGGCACCTGCGCCAGAGGCCACCACTCCTGCGCTGCCGGCGCCGACCGAAGCGATTCCGCCTCTGCCGACGCCTGCGCAGTAA
- a CDS encoding MarR family winged helix-turn-helix transcriptional regulator: protein MSSKEPDVWFRFVRAHRTVIREIERRLADAGLPPYAWYDALWGLESGPDGTRRMHELADVLAIERYNLTRLVDRLEKDGLVVRSRSDGDGRAAFVSITDAGRVLRKKMWKIYESSVDELFLSQLDSEQRRVFAEALERTAGLAMEAGVQTRGRRKT from the coding sequence ATGTCGTCGAAAGAGCCTGATGTCTGGTTCCGTTTTGTTCGGGCCCACAGGACGGTCATCCGTGAAATCGAACGGCGCCTGGCCGATGCCGGTCTGCCGCCGTATGCCTGGTACGACGCTTTGTGGGGCCTGGAAAGTGGCCCCGATGGCACCCGGCGCATGCACGAATTGGCCGATGTGCTGGCCATCGAACGCTACAACCTGACGCGCCTGGTCGACCGCCTGGAAAAGGACGGCCTGGTGGTGCGTTCGCGCTCCGACGGTGACGGGCGTGCTGCCTTTGTCTCGATCACCGACGCGGGCCGGGTATTGCGTAAAAAGATGTGGAAAATCTACGAAAGCAGCGTGGATGAATTGTTTTTGTCGCAGCTCGACAGCGAGCAACGCCGGGTTTTTGCCGAGGCATTGGAACGTACCGCGGGGCTGGCGATGGAGGCGGGCGTGCAGACCCGCGGGCGACGTAAGACCTGA
- a CDS encoding LysR family transcriptional regulator, whose amino-acid sequence MDSLGSISVFVQVAETRSFTEAGRMLGVSSSAIGKSIARIEERLGVRLFHRSTRSITLTSEGALFLERSRRILAEVEAAEQELSLASATPRGKLRVSLPQVRGLLMPVLTDFMRAYPEIELDVDFSDRMVDVIEEGFDAVIRTGKPEDSRLMARHLGYYRLVLVASPEYLRLHGTPRQPRDLSDHACLRHKFCATGKLETWPLRPEPGLPEPTLRAPLVSTTIESLMHVAHEGLGIACLPDFMVRESVEQGRLQRVLDYYLEHSGSFWMLWPSSRHASAKLRVFIDHMGERLFPADTVP is encoded by the coding sequence ATGGACAGCCTGGGCAGTATTTCAGTGTTTGTGCAGGTGGCCGAAACCCGCAGCTTTACCGAGGCCGGGCGCATGCTGGGGGTGTCGTCCTCGGCGATTGGCAAAAGCATCGCGCGCATCGAAGAGCGCCTGGGGGTGCGGCTGTTCCATCGCAGCACCCGCAGTATCACGTTGACCAGCGAGGGCGCGCTGTTTCTCGAACGCTCCCGGCGCATCCTGGCGGAAGTCGAAGCCGCAGAACAGGAACTGAGCCTGGCATCCGCCACCCCCAGAGGCAAGTTGCGCGTCAGCCTGCCGCAAGTGCGCGGCTTGTTGATGCCGGTACTGACGGATTTCATGCGCGCCTATCCCGAGATCGAGTTGGACGTGGACTTCTCCGACCGCATGGTGGATGTGATCGAGGAGGGTTTCGACGCGGTGATCCGCACCGGCAAACCCGAGGACTCACGCTTGATGGCGCGCCACCTCGGGTATTACCGCCTGGTGCTGGTGGCGTCCCCGGAGTACCTGCGCCTGCACGGTACGCCGCGCCAGCCCCGGGATTTGAGCGACCACGCCTGCCTGCGCCACAAATTCTGCGCCACCGGCAAACTGGAAACCTGGCCACTGCGCCCGGAGCCGGGCCTGCCGGAGCCGACCCTGCGTGCGCCGCTGGTCTCCACCACCATCGAATCACTGATGCACGTGGCCCATGAAGGCCTGGGGATTGCCTGCCTGCCAGACTTCATGGTCCGCGAATCGGTGGAGCAGGGCCGGCTGCAACGGGTGCTGGACTATTACCTGGAGCACAGCGGCAGCTTCTGGATGCTCTGGCCATCAAGTCGCCATGCCTCGGCGAAATTGCGCGTGTTTATCGACCATATGGGCGAGCGGCTTTTTCCTGCGGACACCGTCCCGTAA
- the aceE gene encoding pyruvate dehydrogenase (acetyl-transferring), homodimeric type yields MTPNTAVRLDDDPQETREWLESIESVLSTEGRPRAHYLIDQLLDFDVARHGDFYGRVTTPYVNTIPVDRQLPYPGNLATERRLNAFIRWNAMAMVLRAGKHSGVGGHIATYASAAVLYDVGFDHFFRGRTESFDGDLVYIQGHSAPGIYGRAYLEGRISEAQLDNFRREAGGDGLSSYPHPRLMPDFWQFPTVSMGLGPITAAYQARFMRYLEFRDLKQHQGRKVWAFLGDGEMDQPESLAAISLAGREKLDNLIFVVNCNLQRLDGPVRGNAKVIQEFESLYRAAGWNVIKVIWAGGWDALLEKDKSGLLRQRMMECVDGDYQNYKSQNGAYVREHFFGKYPELLALVADMSDDDIWKLSRGGHDPDKVYNAYAAAVRHSGQPTVILAKTVKGFGMGEAGEGQNINHQLKKMGAEAVKAFRDRFGLEVADDQLAEIPYLKPAADSEEARYFAARRQSLGGYVPARHSAVESLKIPELDAFATQLKDTGERAISTTMAFVRILGTLLKDPNLGKLIVPIVPDESRTFGMESLFRQIGIHSAVGQLYTPQDAGQLSYYKESKDGQIMQEGLNESGAISSWIAASTSYANHGLMTVPFYIFYSMFGFQRVGDLAWAAGDARARGFLLGATAGRTTLMGEGLQHDDGHSHVLSSVIPCCISYDPTFAFELAVIIREGMRRMYVEQEDIYYYITLLNENYPHPAMPEGVEDGILKGMYRLKAAEDTKQPRVQLMGSGSILREVIAAADLLRDDFAVASDVWSVTSLTELRREGHAVERWNLLHPESEPRTSYVEQCLEGQPGPVVVATDYMKIFADQIRPFVPGRRFVALGTDGFGQSDTRETLRQFFEVDRYFIALAALKALADDGLISRARVAEAISRYGINVDKANPVAV; encoded by the coding sequence ATGACCCCGAACACTGCAGTACGCCTCGACGACGATCCACAGGAAACCCGCGAATGGCTGGAGTCCATCGAATCGGTGCTGTCCACCGAAGGCCGCCCGCGCGCGCATTACCTGATTGATCAGTTGCTGGATTTCGACGTGGCGCGGCATGGCGACTTCTACGGGCGGGTGACCACCCCGTACGTCAACACCATCCCGGTAGACCGCCAGTTGCCCTACCCCGGCAACCTGGCCACCGAGCGCCGGCTGAATGCGTTTATTCGCTGGAACGCCATGGCCATGGTGCTGCGCGCGGGCAAACATTCCGGCGTGGGCGGGCATATCGCAACCTATGCGTCGGCTGCGGTGCTGTATGACGTAGGCTTCGACCATTTCTTCCGTGGCCGAACTGAAAGCTTCGATGGCGACCTGGTGTACATCCAGGGCCACTCCGCGCCGGGCATTTACGGGCGGGCGTACCTCGAAGGCCGGATCAGCGAAGCCCAGCTGGACAACTTCCGCCGGGAAGCCGGTGGCGACGGTTTGTCATCCTATCCGCACCCTCGCCTGATGCCGGACTTCTGGCAGTTTCCTACGGTTTCCATGGGCCTCGGACCGATTACCGCCGCGTATCAGGCGCGCTTCATGCGCTACCTGGAGTTCCGCGACCTCAAGCAGCACCAGGGCCGCAAGGTGTGGGCGTTCCTCGGTGATGGCGAGATGGATCAGCCGGAATCCCTGGCGGCCATTTCCCTGGCCGGGCGCGAGAAACTCGACAACCTGATCTTCGTGGTCAACTGCAACCTGCAACGCCTCGATGGCCCGGTTCGCGGCAATGCCAAGGTGATCCAGGAATTCGAAAGCCTGTACCGCGCCGCCGGCTGGAACGTGATCAAGGTAATCTGGGCCGGCGGTTGGGATGCGCTGCTGGAAAAGGATAAAAGCGGCTTGCTGCGCCAGCGCATGATGGAGTGCGTGGACGGCGACTATCAAAACTACAAATCACAAAACGGCGCCTACGTGCGGGAACACTTCTTCGGCAAATACCCGGAGTTGCTGGCGCTGGTGGCAGACATGTCCGACGACGACATCTGGAAACTCTCACGGGGCGGCCATGACCCGGACAAGGTCTACAACGCCTATGCCGCCGCCGTGCGTCACAGCGGCCAGCCGACGGTGATCCTGGCGAAAACCGTCAAGGGCTTCGGCATGGGCGAGGCCGGCGAAGGCCAGAACATCAACCACCAGCTGAAAAAGATGGGCGCTGAAGCCGTCAAAGCCTTCCGCGATCGCTTCGGGCTGGAAGTGGCCGACGACCAACTGGCTGAAATCCCGTATCTCAAACCGGCCGCCGACAGCGAAGAGGCCCGCTATTTCGCCGCCCGCCGCCAGTCACTGGGTGGCTACGTGCCGGCTCGCCATAGCGCGGTCGAGTCGCTGAAGATCCCGGAACTGGATGCCTTCGCCACCCAGCTCAAGGACACCGGCGAGCGCGCGATCTCCACCACCATGGCCTTTGTGCGCATCCTCGGCACCCTGCTCAAGGACCCGAACCTGGGCAAACTGATCGTGCCCATCGTGCCGGACGAGTCCCGCACCTTTGGCATGGAAAGCCTGTTCCGCCAGATCGGCATTCACTCCGCTGTCGGCCAGCTCTACACCCCACAGGATGCGGGCCAGCTGTCCTACTACAAAGAGAGCAAGGACGGACAGATCATGCAGGAAGGCCTGAATGAATCCGGCGCCATTTCCTCGTGGATCGCAGCGAGTACGTCCTACGCCAACCACGGCTTGATGACCGTGCCGTTCTACATTTTCTATTCGATGTTCGGCTTCCAGCGGGTTGGCGACCTGGCCTGGGCCGCGGGCGATGCACGGGCGCGGGGCTTCCTGCTGGGGGCGACGGCCGGGCGCACCACGCTGATGGGCGAAGGCCTGCAGCATGACGATGGCCACAGCCATGTGCTGTCGTCGGTGATCCCGTGCTGCATTTCCTACGATCCGACGTTTGCCTTCGAGCTGGCGGTGATCATTCGCGAAGGCATGCGCCGGATGTACGTCGAGCAAGAGGACATCTACTACTACATCACCCTGCTCAACGAAAACTACCCGCACCCGGCGATGCCCGAAGGCGTCGAGGACGGGATTCTCAAGGGCATGTATCGGTTGAAGGCGGCTGAAGACACCAAGCAACCACGGGTACAGCTGATGGGCAGCGGTTCGATCCTGCGGGAAGTCATCGCCGCCGCGGACCTGCTGCGCGATGATTTTGCCGTGGCCAGCGATGTGTGGAGTGTCACCAGCCTGACCGAGCTGCGCCGGGAAGGTCATGCCGTGGAGCGCTGGAACCTGCTGCATCCTGAAAGCGAACCGCGTACCAGCTATGTCGAGCAGTGCCTTGAGGGCCAGCCTGGGCCCGTGGTGGTCGCCACCGACTACATGAAAATCTTTGCCGATCAGATTCGCCCGTTTGTACCGGGCCGGCGCTTTGTGGCGCTGGGCACCGATGGCTTCGGGCAATCGGATACCCGCGAAACCTTGCGCCAGTTCTTCGAGGTGGACCGGTATTTCATTGCCCTGGCGGCCTTGAAGGCGCTGGCGGATGACGGCCTGATCAGCCGCGCCAGGGTGGCGGAGGCGATCAGCCGCTACGGGATCAACGTCGACAAGGCCAACCCCGTAGCGGTGTAG
- a CDS encoding carbon-nitrogen hydrolase family protein has product MRKLLGFTLIMALVAAVSAYLVWTQERPVGHYLSDLRINLAVDQGVPADRGNLLGIQPELFPADYQSLERLHLKLAAYLQNARDQGLINDKTIVVLPEHIGTWLMVSGEKNELYQATNLKEAMNWLSASNPLLFLRALISAKGDDRIDDAYLRMKAPAMARDYQVLFGGLAKEFGVTLVAGSIALPNPSVSQGQLQIGHGALYNTSVVFDRDGLPLGQPQRQLYPIFDERGFIEPGDENSVSVVDTPAGRLGILIGSDSWYPDNYRKLNEQGAQLVAVPAFVIGRETWDKPWRGFKSVSTPAEISLKPEELSEGEAWHRLTLISQQPISQATAGMSVFLRGQFFDMGSAGQSFLSSNGQVFADGNARGARLLNVWL; this is encoded by the coding sequence ATGCGTAAACTTCTTGGCTTCACCCTCATCATGGCCCTGGTCGCCGCCGTTTCCGCCTATCTGGTCTGGACCCAGGAGCGCCCCGTGGGCCATTACCTGTCCGACCTGCGGATCAACCTGGCCGTCGACCAGGGCGTGCCCGCCGACCGCGGCAACCTGCTGGGCATCCAGCCGGAACTGTTCCCCGCCGACTACCAGAGCCTGGAACGCCTGCACCTCAAGCTGGCGGCCTACCTGCAAAACGCCCGTGACCAGGGCCTGATCAACGACAAGACCATCGTGGTACTGCCGGAACATATCGGCACCTGGCTGATGGTCAGCGGCGAAAAGAACGAGCTGTACCAGGCCACCAACCTCAAGGAAGCGATGAACTGGTTGTCGGCGAGCAACCCGCTGCTGTTCCTGCGGGCCTTGATCAGCGCCAAGGGTGACGACCGTATCGACGACGCCTACCTGCGTATGAAGGCCCCGGCCATGGCCCGCGACTATCAAGTGCTGTTCGGTGGCCTGGCCAAGGAATTCGGCGTGACCCTGGTGGCCGGCTCCATTGCCCTGCCCAACCCGAGCGTCAGCCAGGGCCAGCTGCAGATCGGCCATGGCGCGCTGTACAACACCAGTGTGGTCTTCGACCGCGATGGCTTGCCGCTGGGCCAGCCGCAACGCCAGCTGTATCCGATTTTTGACGAGCGCGGCTTTATTGAGCCGGGCGATGAAAACAGCGTCAGCGTGGTCGATACCCCGGCCGGGCGCCTGGGCATCCTGATCGGCAGCGACAGCTGGTACCCGGACAACTACCGCAAGCTCAACGAGCAAGGCGCCCAGTTGGTGGCGGTGCCGGCCTTCGTGATTGGCCGCGAGACCTGGGACAAGCCGTGGCGCGGCTTCAAAAGCGTGTCGACGCCAGCCGAGATCAGCCTCAAGCCCGAAGAGCTCAGCGAAGGCGAAGCCTGGCACCGCCTGACCCTGATCAGCCAGCAACCCATCAGCCAGGCCACCGCCGGCATGAGCGTGTTCCTGCGCGGGCAGTTCTTTGACATGGGCAGCGCCGGGCAAAGCTTCCTCAGCAGCAACGGCCAGGTGTTCGCCGACGGCAATGCCCGTGGCGCGCGCCTGCTGAACGTGTGGCTGTAA
- the hutU gene encoding urocanate hydratase — protein sequence MTKPTQYRDVEIRAARGNTLTAKSWLTEAPLRMLMNNLDPQVAENPKELVVYGGIGRAARNWECYDKIVESLTNLNDDETLLVQSGKPVGVFKTHSNAPRVLIANSNLVPHWASWEHFNELDAKGLAMYGQMTAGSWIYIGSQGIVQGTYETFVEAGRQHYNDDLKGRWVLTAGLGGMGGAQPLAATLAGACSLNIECQQVSIDFRLSSRYVDEQATDLDDALARIDKYTKAGQAISIALLGNAAEILPELVKRGVRPDMVTDQTSAHDPLNGYLPAGWTWDEYRARAKTEPAEVIKAAKQSMAVHVKAMLEFQKQGIPTFDYGNNIRQMAQEVGVENAFDFPGFVPAYIRPLFCRGIGPFRWAALSGDPQDIYKTDAKVKELIPDDAHLHNWLDMARERISFQGLPARICWVGLGQRAKLGLAFNEMVRSGELSAPIVIGRDHLDSGSVASPNRETESMQDGSDAVSDWPLLNALLNTASGATWVSLHHGGGVGMGFSQHSGMVIVCDGTDEAAERIARVLHNDPATGVMRHADAGYQIAIDCAKEQGLNLPMVK from the coding sequence GTGACCAAGCCTACCCAATACCGTGACGTTGAAATCCGTGCCGCACGCGGCAACACGCTGACCGCCAAAAGCTGGCTGACTGAAGCGCCGCTGCGCATGTTGATGAACAACCTCGACCCGCAGGTTGCCGAAAATCCGAAAGAACTGGTGGTGTACGGCGGTATCGGCCGTGCGGCACGTAACTGGGAATGCTACGACAAGATCGTCGAAAGCCTGACCAACCTCAACGACGACGAAACCCTGCTGGTGCAATCCGGCAAACCCGTCGGCGTGTTCAAGACCCACAGCAACGCCCCGCGCGTGCTGATCGCCAACTCCAACCTGGTACCGCACTGGGCGAGCTGGGAGCATTTCAACGAACTGGATGCCAAGGGCCTGGCCATGTACGGCCAGATGACAGCCGGCAGCTGGATCTACATCGGCAGCCAGGGCATCGTGCAGGGCACCTACGAAACCTTCGTCGAAGCCGGTCGCCAGCACTACAACGATGACCTCAAGGGCCGTTGGGTCCTGACTGCCGGCCTCGGCGGCATGGGCGGCGCCCAGCCACTGGCCGCGACCCTGGCCGGTGCCTGCTCGCTGAACATCGAATGCCAGCAGGTCAGCATCGACTTCCGCCTGAGCAGCCGCTACGTCGACGAACAAGCCACCGACCTTGACGACGCCCTGGCGCGCATCGACAAATACACCAAGGCCGGCCAGGCGATCTCCATCGCGTTGCTGGGCAACGCCGCTGAAATCCTTCCGGAACTGGTCAAGCGCGGCGTGCGCCCGGACATGGTCACCGACCAGACCAGCGCCCACGACCCGCTCAACGGCTACCTGCCCGCCGGCTGGACCTGGGACGAATACCGCGCCCGCGCCAAGACCGAACCGGCCGAAGTGATCAAGGCCGCCAAGCAGTCGATGGCTGTGCACGTCAAGGCCATGCTCGAGTTCCAGAAACAAGGCATCCCGACGTTCGACTACGGCAACAACATCCGTCAGATGGCGCAAGAAGTGGGCGTGGAAAACGCCTTCGACTTCCCGGGTTTCGTCCCGGCCTACATCCGTCCGCTGTTCTGCCGTGGCATCGGCCCGTTCCGTTGGGCGGCACTGTCGGGCGACCCGCAAGACATCTACAAGACCGACGCCAAAGTCAAAGAGCTGATCCCGGACGACGCGCACCTGCACAACTGGCTGGACATGGCCCGCGAGCGCATCAGCTTCCAGGGCCTGCCGGCGCGTATCTGCTGGGTTGGCCTGGGCCAGCGCGCCAAGCTCGGCCTGGCATTCAACGAAATGGTGCGCAGCGGCGAGCTGTCGGCACCCATCGTGATCGGCCGCGACCACCTGGACTCCGGCTCGGTGGCCAGCCCCAACCGTGAAACCGAATCGATGCAGGACGGCTCCGACGCCGTGTCCGACTGGCCACTGCTCAACGCCCTGCTCAACACCGCCAGCGGCGCGACCTGGGTTTCGTTGCATCACGGCGGCGGCGTCGGCATGGGCTTCTCCCAGCACTCGGGCATGGTGATTGTCTGCGACGGTACCGACGAAGCCGCCGAGCGTATCGCGCGCGTGCTGCACAACGACCCGGCGACCGGCGTGATGCGTCATGCGGATGCGGGCTACCAGATCGCGATTGATTGCGCCAAGGAGCAGGGTTTGAACCTGCCGATGGTCAAGTAA
- a CDS encoding AraC family transcriptional regulator, translated as MKPVRLGDLSVGFVHTLADAIHSHGLDPQPLLLQYGLDPARLAEAGARLSIPRYMRLGFAAIQLTGDASLGLRMGQLSRLSQAGLAGVTAAQAPTVREAARTLTRFEALYGSNYRGQSSFHEDTDGAWLRFYSISPYNAYNRFVVDSIIAGWLHQLSSLSLQPVQAQRIEIEFEAPDYSERYSVLGDCPIQFGAEHNQLRLSQKTLALRNPEHCPSTWQLLVQLCERELEQLTRTRSLRERITRLLGPMLNGGREPDLEEVASRLKLPTWTLRRKLAEEGTQFRAILNDTRRDLAMTYIRDTELAFGEIAYLLGFASAEAFQRAFKRWNSQTPGEFRRSQRHSA; from the coding sequence ATGAAGCCGGTGCGGCTTGGGGATTTGTCGGTGGGCTTCGTCCACACCTTGGCCGATGCGATCCACAGCCATGGCCTGGACCCGCAACCGTTGCTGCTGCAATACGGCCTTGACCCGGCACGCCTGGCCGAGGCGGGTGCACGCTTGTCGATCCCGCGCTATATGCGCCTGGGCTTTGCGGCCATCCAGTTGACCGGCGACGCCAGCCTGGGCCTGCGCATGGGCCAGCTCAGCCGCCTGAGCCAGGCCGGGCTCGCCGGGGTCACCGCCGCCCAGGCGCCCACCGTGCGCGAAGCCGCCCGTACCCTGACGCGCTTCGAAGCCTTGTACGGCTCCAACTATCGCGGCCAGTCGAGCTTTCACGAGGACACGGATGGCGCCTGGTTGCGCTTCTATTCCATCAGCCCCTACAACGCCTACAACCGCTTTGTGGTGGATTCGATCATCGCCGGGTGGCTGCATCAGTTGTCGAGCCTGAGCCTGCAACCGGTGCAGGCGCAACGCATCGAAATCGAATTCGAAGCACCGGACTACAGCGAGCGCTACAGCGTGCTGGGGGACTGCCCGATCCAGTTTGGCGCCGAGCACAACCAACTGCGCCTGAGCCAGAAAACCCTGGCCCTGCGCAACCCGGAACACTGCCCGAGTACCTGGCAATTACTGGTGCAGTTGTGTGAACGGGAACTGGAGCAGTTGACGCGCACCCGCAGCCTGCGCGAGCGCATTACCCGCTTGCTCGGGCCGATGCTCAATGGTGGCCGGGAACCCGACCTGGAAGAAGTGGCGTCACGCTTGAAACTGCCGACCTGGACCCTGCGGCGCAAGCTGGCGGAAGAAGGGACTCAGTTCCGGGCGATTCTCAACGACACTCGCCGCGACCTGGCCATGACCTACATTCGCGATACCGAACTGGCGTTCGGTGAAATTGCCTATTTGCTCGGTTTTGCTTCAGCGGAAGCCTTTCAACGGGCGTTCAAGCGCTGGAACAGCCAGACCCCAGGGGAATTTCGCCGCAGTCAGCGGCATTCCGCCTGA